One Vibrio gallaecicus genomic region harbors:
- a CDS encoding heme/hemin ABC transporter substrate-binding protein — MNKATLFKSTLQTLAITAGLFGAVNTVSANDLANQRIISAGSAVTELVIALDATDKLVAVDVTSRFPESNALPKIGYHRQLSAEGLIALQPTVIIGSDEMGPDSAVSQLKSANVDVQIVNTEASIDGLLDRIDQIANLTGSQNKAQAVKKNVAEQVNALESNQVTKKDAKTVLFLLLHEGRPANVAGKETTPNAIIELAGGINPASTLTSFKPLSMESMVEMQPDVILVSGRSYKKMGGADAILKSLPMLAATPAGMNKQIITVDGSALVGGLGLRSLSEAKRLNALIYP; from the coding sequence ATGAACAAAGCAACGCTATTTAAATCTACTCTTCAAACTCTAGCCATTACCGCCGGTCTTTTTGGTGCGGTCAATACAGTATCTGCAAACGATTTAGCCAATCAAAGAATCATTAGCGCTGGCAGCGCAGTAACAGAGCTAGTGATTGCACTTGATGCGACAGACAAACTAGTTGCAGTCGATGTAACAAGCCGCTTCCCTGAATCTAACGCACTCCCTAAGATCGGTTACCACCGCCAGCTGTCTGCTGAAGGGCTAATCGCCTTACAGCCTACCGTTATTATTGGCTCAGATGAAATGGGGCCTGATTCAGCCGTATCTCAGTTGAAATCAGCGAATGTTGACGTTCAAATTGTCAATACTGAAGCAAGTATCGACGGCTTACTCGACCGAATTGATCAAATTGCCAACTTAACGGGCAGCCAAAATAAAGCCCAAGCCGTGAAGAAGAATGTTGCGGAACAAGTTAACGCATTAGAAAGCAACCAAGTGACTAAAAAAGATGCAAAAACGGTTCTATTTTTACTATTGCATGAAGGTCGCCCGGCAAATGTGGCAGGTAAAGAGACAACGCCTAATGCCATCATTGAACTTGCTGGCGGTATCAACCCTGCTTCAACATTAACGTCTTTCAAACCATTGTCGATGGAATCTATGGTTGAGATGCAGCCTGATGTGATTCTAGTGAGTGGTCGCAGCTACAAAAAAATGGGGGGAGCAGACGCTATTCTCAAATCACTTCCTATGCTTGCCGCCACTCCCGCTGGTATGAACAAACAGATTATTACAGTAGATGGCAGCGCTTTAGTTGGGGGGCTAGGGTTACGCAGCCTTTCAGAAGCAAAACGCCTTAATGCTCTGATTTACCCTTAA
- the hutX gene encoding heme utilization cystosolic carrier protein HutX, with product MTLVQRVAEVLEQDPKLLPAAIASQLEVTEVEVVCALPKEMVAILDGEQAQSVLEGLVGWGPVTTIMHSFGSIFEVKAPFPKGKEARGYYNLMGKEGELHGHLKLDNVKKVALVSKPFMGRESHYFGFFSESGDNIFKIYLGRNEKRELIADQVERFKAMQAQYQ from the coding sequence ATGACTCTTGTTCAGCGTGTTGCCGAAGTTTTAGAGCAAGATCCTAAACTGCTACCTGCCGCGATTGCGAGTCAACTTGAAGTAACAGAAGTTGAAGTAGTGTGTGCATTGCCTAAAGAAATGGTCGCTATCCTTGATGGTGAGCAAGCGCAAAGCGTACTTGAAGGGCTTGTCGGCTGGGGACCCGTTACCACAATTATGCATTCATTTGGTTCTATCTTTGAAGTTAAAGCCCCATTCCCTAAAGGAAAAGAAGCTCGAGGCTACTACAACTTAATGGGTAAAGAAGGTGAACTTCATGGTCACCTAAAGTTAGATAACGTAAAAAAAGTAGCTTTGGTGAGTAAGCCGTTTATGGGGCGTGAAAGTCACTACTTTGGCTTTTTCAGTGAGTCCGGCGATAACATCTTTAAGATCTACTTAGGGCGAAATGAGAAGCGAGAATTGATTGCTGATCAAGTTGAACGCTTTAAAGCGATGCAAGCTCAATATCAATAG
- a CDS encoding TetR/AcrR family transcriptional regulator — protein sequence MPKRSKEDTEITIQKIMDAVVDQLLRLGYDKMSYTTLSQQTGVSRTGISHHFPKKTDFTAALDGRIFKMFMEHIDFENGLEEFSASWVKALEDAEFLAILRLLFHHIVTAENAHEFAANGIDRLYKLTESQFGDTSGKELEWLIGKSIIRMSK from the coding sequence ATGCCAAAGCGTAGTAAAGAAGATACTGAGATCACTATTCAGAAGATCATGGATGCCGTTGTAGACCAATTGCTTAGACTGGGTTACGACAAAATGTCATACACGACATTAAGTCAACAAACGGGCGTTTCTCGTACAGGTATCAGCCACCACTTCCCAAAGAAAACGGATTTTACGGCAGCCCTAGATGGTCGTATTTTCAAAATGTTCATGGAACATATTGATTTTGAAAATGGTCTAGAAGAGTTTTCAGCAAGTTGGGTTAAAGCACTAGAAGATGCAGAATTCCTTGCAATTTTACGTCTGCTATTCCACCACATTGTAACTGCAGAAAATGCTCATGAGTTTGCCGCGAACGGTATTGATCGTTTATACAAACTTACTGAAAGTCAGTTTGGTGATACAAGCGGAAAAGAATTAGAATGGTTGATTGGTAAATCAATTATTCGTATGAGCAAATAA
- a CDS encoding heme ABC transporter ATP-binding protein has translation MPEPALSAKNMSIKFGSKTILDNISIDIHAGQVTTLLGPNGAGKSTLLKALCRELSSNADIEYFGHSMTKWSPQRLAKHLAMLPQNSTLTFPFLVHEVVELGGIPLGTSNKELNEISKQKMGTADVSHLSSRLYPSLSGGEKQRVHLARVLTQLHHADEQCILMLDEPTSALDLAHQHNTLKIARDLADTKGAAVIVVLHDLNLAAQYSDRLVVLKDGELVCDGSPWEALKPQMIEEVYGYSSLVEKHPTMDFPQVHPAH, from the coding sequence ATGCCGGAACCCGCTCTAAGTGCAAAAAACATGAGTATAAAGTTTGGTAGTAAAACTATTCTCGATAATATCTCTATTGATATCCATGCAGGTCAAGTCACCACGTTATTAGGTCCAAATGGAGCTGGAAAAAGTACGCTTCTAAAAGCATTATGCCGAGAGTTATCCAGTAATGCAGATATTGAATATTTTGGTCACAGCATGACGAAATGGTCTCCACAGCGCTTAGCTAAGCACCTCGCGATGCTGCCACAAAATAGTACCCTGACTTTCCCTTTCCTTGTTCATGAGGTCGTTGAACTGGGCGGTATTCCTTTAGGTACATCAAACAAAGAACTAAATGAAATTTCAAAGCAAAAAATGGGAACAGCAGACGTATCTCACTTAAGCAGCAGGCTTTACCCTTCACTTTCTGGAGGAGAGAAACAGAGAGTTCATTTAGCAAGAGTGCTCACTCAACTTCATCATGCTGATGAGCAGTGTATATTAATGCTGGATGAACCGACTTCTGCCCTCGATTTAGCTCATCAACATAACACCTTAAAAATTGCGAGAGACTTAGCTGATACAAAAGGAGCGGCTGTGATTGTTGTACTGCATGACCTTAACTTAGCCGCTCAGTATTCAGATAGACTCGTCGTGCTTAAGGATGGAGAATTAGTTTGCGATGGAAGCCCCTGGGAAGCCCTTAAACCACAGATGATTGAAGAAGTTTATGGGTATTCAAGCTTAGTTGAAAAGCACCCGACAATGGACTTTCCACAAGTTCACCCTGCCCATTGA
- a CDS encoding MotA/TolQ/ExbB proton channel family protein: protein MQQINYLQDQLGLMTWPLLICSALTAMIIAERIFQVVLSIGVGRSAIRKELNNISPTNSKDLEQLAQTLSPKRPLLYKGVAMLLAHHSFSKNLREDAAGIWLQEKRHQLHAGLRLLGLIGVLSPLIGLLGTVLGLIEMFKGVAASTGSITPNDLADGLGLAMRTTAAGLMIALPAIAGAQLLGLWADRVVAKLEHTLNYVNVWLEGMTIQQPQTLEINSYNRSNGNSNNRQNSSGAAKPNSSPDVDNTSSASYS, encoded by the coding sequence ATGCAACAAATTAATTATTTACAAGATCAGCTTGGCTTAATGACTTGGCCACTTCTTATCTGCTCTGCATTAACGGCAATGATCATCGCCGAGCGTATCTTTCAAGTTGTGCTCAGCATTGGTGTTGGTAGAAGCGCTATACGTAAAGAATTAAATAATATTTCACCGACAAACAGTAAAGATCTTGAGCAATTAGCCCAAACACTTTCTCCTAAACGCCCACTCCTCTACAAGGGCGTGGCAATGTTACTTGCCCACCACTCATTTTCTAAAAATCTACGTGAAGATGCCGCTGGTATTTGGTTACAAGAAAAACGCCACCAGCTTCATGCGGGCTTAAGGTTACTTGGTTTAATTGGTGTACTAAGCCCACTAATAGGCTTATTAGGTACAGTTCTTGGGCTCATTGAAATGTTTAAAGGTGTGGCGGCTTCAACTGGCAGCATTACTCCAAATGATCTCGCTGATGGCTTAGGGCTCGCAATGAGAACAACAGCTGCTGGGTTAATGATTGCACTTCCTGCCATCGCTGGTGCGCAGTTACTTGGGCTTTGGGCTGATAGAGTTGTCGCAAAGCTAGAGCATACTCTGAACTACGTTAATGTTTGGCTTGAAGGCATGACAATTCAACAGCCACAAACTCTAGAAATCAATTCATATAACCGCTCTAACGGTAACTCTAATAATCGCCAAAACTCATCAGGTGCGGCTAAGCCTAACTCTTCTCCTGATGTAGATAACACCTCAAGTGCGAGCTACTCATGA
- the hutZ gene encoding heme utilization protein HutZ: MEQQVKQERLQGRLGPEIKEFRQERRTIQLATVDEEGRPNVSYAPFVQNQEGYFVLISKIARHARNLEANPQVSLMMIEDEENAKQLFARKRLTFDAVANVVERDSELWSQVVAQLGERFGEIIDGLSQLEDFVLFNLKAENGLFVKGFGQAYQVSGDDLVDFVHLQEGHKKVSNE; the protein is encoded by the coding sequence ATGGAACAGCAAGTAAAACAAGAGCGCCTTCAAGGTCGACTCGGTCCGGAAATTAAAGAATTTCGTCAAGAACGTCGTACTATTCAACTCGCAACCGTTGATGAAGAAGGTCGCCCAAATGTTAGCTATGCGCCATTTGTTCAAAACCAAGAAGGCTACTTTGTACTGATTTCTAAAATTGCTCGTCATGCACGTAACCTTGAAGCTAATCCTCAAGTTTCATTAATGATGATTGAAGATGAAGAAAATGCGAAACAGCTCTTTGCTCGTAAGCGTTTAACGTTCGATGCAGTGGCTAATGTAGTTGAGCGCGACTCTGAACTTTGGTCGCAAGTTGTCGCTCAGTTAGGTGAGCGTTTTGGGGAGATTATCGACGGTCTAAGCCAGCTTGAAGATTTTGTTCTCTTTAATCTAAAAGCTGAAAATGGTTTATTTGTGAAAGGCTTTGGTCAAGCTTACCAAGTGTCAGGTGATGATTTAGTTGATTTTGTTCACCTGCAAGAAGGTCATAAAAAAGTATCTAATGAATAG
- a CDS encoding 1-acyl-sn-glycerol-3-phosphate acyltransferase, translating to MTDTTDPYFDIRPYNDDEIPAAIDRLINDEEFINAILHYRFSNHANWFKALMSPILRVYLKMKWSKFKSVEAIQIEVKKYLRDTLADTTDGVSYSGLEVLDSNQAYLFVSNHRDIAMDPALVNYALHQQGHNTCRIAIGDNLLKKPCATELMRLNKSFIVKRSLKGPREMMKALGQLSSYIKYSLETGNSIWIAQKEGRAKDGNDFTDPAILKMFHVEGRKQKVPFSEYAKSLKIVPVSISYENDPCDTAKALELYEKDIHGTYEKGEFEDIESIIQGIIGKKGRVHVSFGDVISQDFETPDALAEEIDRQIHNNYKLFPINLLAAKKGDDSITDKVQSDFEAKLSAIPLGAHQYLIDSYANPVKNIG from the coding sequence ATGACCGACACAACTGATCCATACTTTGATATTCGTCCTTACAATGATGACGAGATTCCTGCGGCAATTGACCGTTTAATTAATGACGAAGAATTTATCAACGCCATTCTGCACTATCGTTTCTCTAACCATGCAAATTGGTTTAAGGCTTTAATGAGTCCAATTCTACGTGTGTACTTGAAAATGAAATGGAGCAAGTTCAAAAGTGTTGAAGCCATTCAAATTGAAGTGAAGAAGTACCTGCGTGACACATTGGCAGATACCACTGATGGCGTGTCTTATTCTGGCTTAGAGGTATTAGATTCAAACCAAGCGTACTTATTTGTTTCTAACCACCGTGATATCGCGATGGATCCTGCCTTGGTTAACTATGCATTGCATCAGCAAGGGCACAATACATGTCGTATTGCGATTGGTGATAATCTGCTTAAAAAGCCTTGTGCGACAGAATTGATGAGATTGAACAAAAGCTTCATTGTTAAGCGTTCATTGAAAGGCCCAAGAGAAATGATGAAAGCTTTGGGTCAGCTATCTTCATACATCAAATACTCTCTTGAAACGGGCAATTCGATTTGGATTGCACAGAAGGAAGGGCGAGCAAAGGATGGTAATGATTTTACTGATCCAGCTATATTAAAGATGTTCCATGTAGAAGGTCGTAAACAAAAAGTTCCATTTTCAGAGTATGCAAAATCTTTAAAAATAGTGCCTGTTTCTATCTCTTATGAGAATGACCCTTGTGATACTGCTAAGGCGCTAGAGCTATATGAAAAAGATATCCATGGTACTTATGAAAAAGGTGAATTTGAAGATATTGAAAGTATCATTCAGGGCATCATAGGAAAGAAAGGTCGTGTGCACGTTAGTTTTGGTGATGTAATTTCCCAAGATTTCGAAACGCCAGATGCTTTAGCTGAAGAAATAGATCGCCAGATACATAATAACTATAAGTTGTTCCCGATAAACTTGTTAGCGGCGAAAAAGGGCGATGATTCAATTACTGATAAAGTGCAAAGTGACTTTGAAGCTAAGTTATCAGCGATTCCGCTTGGAGCCCATCAATACTTAATCGACAGCTACGCTAATCCAGTTAAAAATATTGGTTAA
- a CDS encoding AraC family transcriptional regulator — protein sequence MNFAIEHISAHFSHLVITPRKKVLKHSLVSVRSGLVLVKLGKQEYAVEKNQSIWIPFDCLTSLTYFPNTEIEQVDFSVRLSDAFPQQAGYIEHTALSKAVLDKLSSDKLSEEHQKNLLSVFKQESLAFKPILASSSLTEKVNMWSSEEPTLNQEQTLVMMMREAKKRMQSGQKKPKVIDDLFAGKSEEFDLLSVLVFGHEL from the coding sequence ATGAACTTTGCTATCGAGCATATCTCGGCTCACTTTTCTCACTTGGTCATTACACCTAGAAAAAAAGTACTTAAACACAGCCTAGTATCTGTTCGTAGTGGATTGGTTTTAGTGAAACTGGGCAAGCAAGAATACGCAGTCGAAAAGAACCAAAGTATCTGGATTCCTTTTGATTGTTTGACCTCTTTAACGTATTTCCCAAATACTGAAATTGAGCAAGTCGATTTTTCTGTTCGCTTAAGTGATGCATTCCCACAACAAGCTGGTTATATCGAACATACGGCACTATCTAAAGCCGTACTTGATAAACTGTCGTCGGATAAACTCTCAGAAGAGCATCAAAAAAATCTATTGTCTGTTTTTAAACAAGAAAGCCTTGCCTTTAAACCAATACTGGCTTCAAGTTCATTGACTGAAAAAGTCAATATGTGGAGCTCAGAAGAGCCGACATTGAATCAAGAACAGACTCTAGTAATGATGATGCGTGAAGCTAAAAAGCGCATGCAATCAGGTCAGAAAAAACCAAAGGTGATCGACGATCTTTTTGCTGGAAAATCTGAAGAATTCGACCTGCTTTCAGTATTAGTATTTGGACACGAGCTATAA
- a CDS encoding ExbD/TolR family protein: MIKVSQTQSPSGLMPDLTPLLDIIFIVMVFLLLTASVKLESLEVDLPSTDTTSVSEVDKKSLTINILDQEPYWAIDGKEYIDWENFKLALIEVTTSNSKQPIVIAADKTADVQNLVKLLSFLQENGIAATQLLTENN, translated from the coding sequence ATGATCAAGGTATCTCAAACTCAATCACCCTCAGGTTTAATGCCCGACTTAACGCCATTATTAGACATCATATTTATCGTAATGGTGTTTCTGCTGCTAACAGCCTCTGTGAAATTAGAGTCGCTTGAAGTCGATTTACCTAGCACAGACACCACTAGTGTGTCAGAAGTCGATAAAAAATCCTTAACCATTAATATTTTAGATCAAGAACCTTACTGGGCAATTGATGGAAAAGAATACATTGATTGGGAAAACTTCAAACTAGCGCTTATTGAAGTCACAACATCAAACAGTAAGCAGCCTATTGTCATTGCCGCAGATAAAACTGCCGATGTGCAAAACCTTGTGAAGTTGTTGTCTTTCCTCCAAGAAAATGGCATTGCCGCCACTCAACTACTCACTGAGAATAACTAA
- a CDS encoding YfcZ/YiiS family protein — MSHDAENNNDVCEACGCAGEIGFMIREGDDVATVTIFGESKALIESEFAKYLDLAKQVSEKVEYTVSELTEETKELTAQFQFEVSAEKLIFELKTRSLSR, encoded by the coding sequence ATGAGTCACGATGCTGAAAACAACAACGATGTATGTGAAGCATGCGGTTGTGCTGGTGAAATTGGCTTTATGATTAGAGAAGGCGATGACGTTGCAACAGTTACTATCTTTGGTGAGTCCAAAGCGCTAATTGAAAGCGAATTTGCTAAGTATCTCGATCTAGCAAAACAAGTTTCTGAAAAAGTTGAATACACGGTTTCTGAACTAACAGAAGAGACTAAAGAGCTGACAGCTCAGTTTCAATTTGAAGTAAGCGCTGAAAAATTAATTTTTGAATTGAAAACACGTTCTCTTTCTCGATAA
- a CDS encoding FecCD family ABC transporter permease codes for MLLRKIPLKTSMLILISALSFIALSSITVGPMNITIADSALSLFNPSNDLAPHINLVIQEIRLPRTILCMLIGAILALCGAVMQGLFRNPLAEPGIIGVSAGAALGAALAIVLFSQVSMQYPSFMNFAAVPVFAFLGGALTTMLVYKLGTSKFGTSVTIMLLAGVAISALSGAGIGFLNFIADDQMLRDLSLWSMGSLAGAKWSGITLAAITLLGLFSLFYRHAMSLNALLLGESEAQHLGIPVQKLKRQLILLTAAGVGITVSLSGMIGFIGLVIPHLSRMLAGPDHRTLLPLSAILGALLLTVADMFSRVVLAPAELPVGIVTAIIGAPFFLYLLFQQKGRIL; via the coding sequence ATGTTACTGAGAAAGATTCCACTTAAAACATCAATGCTGATTTTAATATCAGCATTGAGTTTTATTGCATTGTCATCAATTACTGTTGGTCCGATGAATATCACCATTGCTGACAGTGCATTAAGCCTATTTAATCCAAGTAATGATTTGGCACCACACATCAACTTAGTTATTCAAGAAATCCGTCTTCCAAGAACAATTCTTTGTATGTTGATTGGCGCTATTCTGGCTCTATGTGGTGCAGTTATGCAGGGGTTATTTAGGAACCCGCTCGCAGAGCCTGGGATCATTGGTGTTTCAGCCGGGGCTGCTTTAGGTGCTGCTTTAGCTATCGTTCTTTTCTCGCAAGTCTCAATGCAATACCCAAGCTTTATGAATTTTGCGGCAGTACCTGTATTTGCTTTTCTTGGCGGTGCGCTCACCACCATGCTGGTCTATAAACTGGGAACAAGTAAATTCGGCACATCAGTCACCATAATGCTACTTGCAGGTGTTGCAATAAGTGCTTTATCTGGGGCTGGGATAGGCTTTTTGAATTTCATTGCTGATGACCAAATGCTACGTGATCTTTCACTATGGTCAATGGGGTCACTAGCTGGAGCAAAATGGTCTGGCATTACTTTAGCCGCAATCACACTGCTTGGATTGTTTTCCTTATTTTATCGACATGCTATGTCTTTAAATGCACTTCTTCTTGGTGAGTCTGAAGCTCAACATTTAGGTATCCCAGTTCAAAAGCTGAAACGCCAGCTTATTTTACTAACAGCCGCTGGAGTAGGCATCACTGTAAGCCTTTCGGGCATGATAGGTTTTATTGGGCTAGTCATTCCACATTTGAGCCGCATGCTAGCAGGACCAGATCACCGGACTTTACTTCCTTTATCAGCCATATTAGGTGCCCTTCTCTTAACTGTTGCTGATATGTTTTCTCGTGTTGTTCTTGCTCCAGCAGAGCTCCCGGTTGGTATTGTTACTGCAATCATTGGTGCGCCTTTCTTCCTCTACCTTCTATTCCAACAAAAAGGGAGAATTTTATAA
- a CDS encoding energy transducer TonB, producing MNIPRYVIAGSASLAIHVAILFVAQESKLFAMPAGTNSTTVSINFVPSTSAKPSPQAEPISDPVSETAETQPEQTPEFSEPTPIPPEPQLPKVVKPEPVAQKKIDKTSPRKEVVKKKPKPESKQPKKTQPVAKKTTQKPVTEKKITQKKKIEKKVEKKETEKTVSDTPQQEAKEVIANRGVSTQEPTLIKKPAFSSRPTPPKYPRKARRRGVQGVATYEIWIDADGKQIKQALVSSSGALMLDKAALDAVKQWKFSPHTVNGRAIAHRVQIPVRFRLD from the coding sequence GTGAATATACCTAGGTATGTCATTGCAGGTAGTGCTTCATTAGCTATCCATGTAGCCATTTTATTTGTGGCTCAAGAAAGCAAATTATTTGCTATGCCAGCTGGTACAAATTCGACAACAGTCTCAATTAATTTTGTGCCTTCTACTTCCGCTAAACCTTCTCCTCAAGCAGAACCTATCAGTGACCCAGTATCTGAAACGGCTGAAACGCAACCCGAACAGACCCCTGAATTTTCAGAGCCAACACCAATACCACCAGAACCACAGCTTCCCAAGGTTGTTAAACCAGAACCCGTAGCACAAAAGAAAATTGATAAAACTTCACCGCGCAAAGAAGTGGTTAAGAAAAAACCGAAGCCTGAATCAAAACAGCCTAAGAAAACTCAACCTGTAGCTAAAAAGACAACCCAAAAACCTGTTACTGAAAAGAAAATCACTCAGAAAAAAAAGATTGAGAAAAAAGTAGAAAAGAAAGAAACAGAAAAAACCGTCAGTGACACCCCACAGCAAGAAGCAAAAGAAGTGATTGCAAATAGGGGAGTATCAACTCAAGAGCCAACGTTGATAAAAAAACCGGCATTTTCTTCTCGACCAACACCTCCGAAATACCCTCGTAAGGCAAGAAGACGTGGTGTTCAAGGTGTCGCAACTTATGAGATATGGATAGATGCAGACGGCAAACAGATTAAACAGGCATTAGTCAGCTCCTCAGGAGCACTCATGCTCGACAAGGCAGCTTTAGATGCTGTTAAACAATGGAAATTTTCACCTCATACAGTAAACGGAAGAGCCATTGCTCACCGTGTACAAATACCTGTTCGTTTTAGATTGGATTAA
- the hutW gene encoding heme anaerobic degradation radical SAM methyltransferase ChuW/HutW has translation MSLDIYKFDESIVGVSSPDPLRFAFAKKHSAHAGGAAIPVMPDQQPLIFNELLQSEGKKTDKRCLYVHVPFCRVRCTFCNFFQNAASRKLVDEYFEALMKELKMKAQTPWAQSGTFHAVYIGGGTPTDLSAKQIEILGKAIHDLFPLATDAEITLEGRINRFSDEMFERSLAGGFNRFSFGIQSFNTQVRRSAKRLDDREIVLDRISSLSQTQQAPIILDLLYGLPHQTLDVFNQDLEDFMSTGAHGIDLYQLIIGGSAPMLNLVEKGKIPPPATTPEKASMYQAGVEFMNKHHVKQLSVNHWARDNRERSLYNSLAKTYAEVMPVGCGAGGNIGGYGFMQHRSLDKYMELMNKGEHPLAMMMRQSDFESLFSSLKAGFDSGVIRRSTLPEFEGKDSFDYLKPLFHLWEENGLVELSDDYLVLTLAGSFWSVSLAQAAIHILNSESSSQEKLQHKHAANGH, from the coding sequence ATGAGTCTTGATATTTATAAATTTGACGAATCTATCGTTGGTGTTTCTAGCCCTGATCCACTTAGGTTTGCCTTTGCGAAAAAGCATTCAGCACACGCAGGTGGTGCAGCTATTCCAGTAATGCCCGATCAGCAGCCTCTGATTTTCAATGAGTTGCTTCAGTCTGAAGGGAAGAAAACTGATAAACGATGTTTATACGTGCATGTCCCTTTCTGCCGTGTTCGCTGCACATTCTGTAACTTCTTCCAAAATGCAGCCAGTCGAAAGCTGGTAGATGAGTATTTCGAAGCATTGATGAAAGAGTTAAAGATGAAAGCGCAAACACCTTGGGCGCAATCAGGCACTTTCCATGCTGTGTATATTGGAGGCGGCACGCCAACGGATTTATCAGCCAAGCAAATCGAGATTTTAGGCAAGGCTATTCATGACTTATTTCCATTAGCTACAGACGCTGAAATCACTTTAGAAGGACGTATAAATCGCTTCAGTGATGAAATGTTTGAACGATCTTTAGCTGGTGGATTCAACCGCTTCTCATTTGGAATTCAAAGCTTTAATACTCAAGTTAGACGAAGTGCAAAACGTCTGGATGACCGAGAAATTGTACTCGACCGTATCAGTAGCCTTAGCCAAACCCAGCAAGCACCGATTATTTTGGATCTTCTATATGGGCTTCCTCATCAAACACTGGATGTGTTCAACCAAGACTTAGAAGACTTCATGTCAACTGGAGCGCATGGTATCGATCTCTATCAGCTTATTATTGGTGGTAGTGCTCCTATGCTTAATTTAGTTGAAAAAGGAAAAATCCCACCTCCAGCAACAACGCCAGAGAAAGCCAGTATGTATCAAGCGGGCGTTGAGTTTATGAATAAACACCACGTTAAGCAGCTAAGTGTTAATCATTGGGCTCGAGATAACCGAGAGCGTAGTTTATACAATAGCTTAGCCAAAACTTATGCTGAAGTTATGCCTGTTGGTTGTGGTGCTGGTGGCAATATTGGTGGGTACGGCTTTATGCAGCATCGCTCATTAGACAAATACATGGAGCTAATGAATAAAGGTGAACATCCCCTCGCCATGATGATGCGTCAAAGTGATTTTGAATCACTGTTTTCATCACTAAAAGCAGGTTTTGATTCTGGGGTTATACGTCGTAGTACGCTGCCGGAATTTGAAGGGAAAGACAGCTTTGATTATTTAAAGCCTCTGTTTCATTTGTGGGAAGAAAACGGCTTAGTTGAGTTGTCTGATGATTACCTTGTTCTCACATTAGCAGGCAGTTTCTGGTCAGTAAGCTTGGCTCAAGCCGCTATTCATATCTTGAATTCAGAGAGCTCATCTCAAGAAAAACTACAGCATAAACATGCAGCTAACGGACATTAA
- a CDS encoding DUF1496 domain-containing protein: MTFEPHQLKKVTLSFATLILFGGYTSAEALANRVIATPGKAAVVVSQPNTNQRLCYYDDKSYSIGAVLEVSGVLIECKVEKEFELNGTLQWVQLKKKDK, translated from the coding sequence ATGACGTTTGAACCTCATCAACTTAAAAAAGTAACGCTCAGTTTCGCGACTTTAATCCTATTCGGTGGTTATACGTCTGCAGAGGCGTTAGCGAATAGAGTGATAGCAACACCTGGTAAAGCGGCGGTTGTGGTCTCTCAACCTAATACGAATCAGCGTTTATGTTATTACGATGATAAGTCCTATAGCATCGGAGCTGTGCTTGAGGTGTCAGGAGTGCTTATTGAGTGTAAAGTTGAAAAAGAGTTTGAGTTAAACGGAACATTACAATGGGTTCAATTAAAGAAAAAAGACAAGTAA